A segment of the Butyrivibrio fibrisolvens genome:
GACATCAACTTGAAACTTACTACTTTGATGTCCGAAATACCCCACCAGGAAAGGCTGTCCTTAATATCTTTTGCTGTGGATCTTCCACCGGCCCCCAGGCACTGTGTGATTATCACCGCCCGCTTCCCGAACATTTCCTTCGCCGGCCGGTGAGGCATCCACCTGTAGCCGAAATGGTCAAGCATAGCCTTCATTGCGCCGGTTGTATGGAAAACATACGCGGGTGATGTAAAAACAAGCAGATCCGCTTCAAGCAAGGATTTCTCAATCTTCTGCACCTTCTCAGCATCCTTACAACGCTTCTGATCATTCCTGAAGCACGCAGTACATCCTATGCAGAACCCCGGACCATCCTTGGGAAGATAATATTCCGTGATCTTTGAATTGTCTCTGAACTCCTCTAAAAATATTTCCTTCATTCTGTATGTAACACCACGTTTTTCGGTTCCGTTTATCACTGTGATCTTCATTTTGCTCTCCTCTGCGATCTCCTCTTATTATTCTGCATGTTTTTTTCATCTCTTGCGTACAGTTTATTAAACTGCCGAATATGCGCTTCCATTGTCTTAAGTGCCTCTTTCTCACGCTCGGGATTGCGATCGCATATGGTCAGAAGCATGTAGATTGGCGCGTAAAAATGCAACGTCATGATCTCCACATTCTCGGTCTGTAATACACCCGATGAAACCATCAGGCCAAAAAGCATTCCCTGATATGAAAGCGGATCATCCACATACTGCTTCATATATGCAGTTGCAAGTTTTTTATCATGAAACTGTTCAATGGTAAGCATCTTACGAAAACGTCTTGTATAGTCATCATGCAGGAAATAAAGAAACAGATTGTTCCCCAGTGTGATCAGCTGCTCTTCCGTTATATGCTTATAGATCTCAGCATCTTTGGCAGCATCCGCCCCGTTGATCTTAAGAGCACCTGCTTCCTCTAAAAATCGCCTGTTCATCTCTTCAATGATCGCATCAAAAATGGCCTGCTTGTTTTTGTAATGCTTATAAAGAGATGGCGCTTTAATACCAACCCTTTTCGCAATATCCGCAACAAAAACATTTGCATATCCCTTTTCTGAAAACAGCGTCAATGCTTCATCCAGTATTCTTTGTTTGGTATCCATTTTGTTACCTCTATAATTTGGCTAATTCGAATTAGCTAAATTATAGGCTAATTCGAATTAGCCGTCAAGGGCAAAAAAACGGCCCGAAGAGCAATGGCGTATCCTTTCTTTCCAGGCTCATCCATAAAAACAATGTACATTTTCCCCAAAAATGCCGGTTTTTTGTCATTTTAGGTGAAGTTGTATTTATAAAATTTTATAATCCACTGATACGTGCTTTGGATAAATGCTTTTGTATTTGTATATGCTAAGAACTATTCCTATTAGTATATACGTAACTATGATATAACTTCCGCCGGAAGACATAAGTGGCAGGAATGTTCTTGAAGGCGGGAACCATCCAAGATTTTGAAAGATGTTGATAAAAGTAGTTACAAGAAGTACCATACCACATCCGCATCCCATAAGCATTCCAAGCTGATTCTTCTGCTTAAGTGATATTCCAAAGACTATCGCAATAAGAGCTGCAAGTGCGCATGCAATAAGTATTCCTGCGATCAGGCCGTATGTAATTGATATATATGAAAGGACGTATGCGGAGTTATATTCAGGTATTGTAATACTTGCATCTACTCCGTTACTTCCATAGAGTCTGCAGGATACTGCTACATTTCTTAATACATTAGTAAGATAATTTGCTTCACCACTTCCTGTAAAAAAGGCCACAAGTCTTGCTTTCTGATAATCTGCTAATCCATTTCCAAAGAACATGACTACGGATCCGATCACCGGAAGTCCTACAAATACGCCCCATATTGATGTTATTGCTATAGGCTTTGAAACCTTGAACCAGCCTTTAGAGGTTGCGATGGTAAGTAGTGTAAGCATTGATATCAGCATCATAAGAGCTGTTACAAGTGCTGGCATCTGCATTACAAAAAATACAGGGACGATCATCCAGAACAGTATCTTGATAAGATCAAAGACTGCGCTATGTCTTTTGTTTGAAGTCGCTCTACCATTCCTGTATTTATAAAGTATACCTGCAAATACAGGTACATACAGCATCATCACAGCTTCAACATTAATATCAATAAAGAAAGCTCTGACCCATAACTGTGCTCCGTTAATGTATGTTCCAAACATTCTTGCATAGATACAAAGACCGATCAGACAAAGAGCAATCAATTTTGAAAATCTTGCAACATGCGTATAATCAACAAAATATATAGCAAGCATTACAAGAAAACCTGCTCCAAACATGATCATCGTTTTACTGGACTGGTTATAAACACTACCCTCAGCACCACTTGCAATTGCAAAGTGTATAAGCGCCGCAGCAATACTTATAACAAATACAAGAGCTATCATCCCCCACGCAATACTAGGTCTGTGAACTCTATCTAGTGCAATTCCGGTTTCTATGGGATCCCCCATATCCTTTACTGCTGCCCTTACAGCTTCATCCTTATCCATTCCGCTTGCGATATTGTCATTAATCTGGTCTTCCAGGTGGTCACGCAGTTCTCTCTCAACATAGGGTCTTACGTTCTTACACCGGATCTGTTCTATAACCGCCTTTAAGTATTCTTCCATTTCAAGCCTCCATTACAAGTACGTTACAAACCGCTTTCTGATAGGTGTTCCATTCCTGAGTCTTTTCTTCAAGCTTTTTTTTACCTTGTTTGGTAAGGCTGTAATACTTCCTGACTTTGCCAAGAGCTTCCTGCTCATATACCGTAACGAAATTATTCTCTTCAAGGTTATGAAGAAGAGGGTAAAGAGTACCTGCCTTAAGTTCAAAAATGTTCTGAGATTTCTTACGAAGGGTGTCGATCATCTCGTAGCCGTACATGTCTTTCTCAGACAAGAGCTTTAAGATCAGCATAGTCATACTTCCGGAAATCAGTGATTTATCAATTGCCATAGTGTCCTCCATATCTTAATTATTTATTACCTACGCAAACTTCCCAATTGTTTGGGAAAGCATGCGTGATTAATTACAGTTTGTTTAAAATTATATAGGCAGCCGATATATTGTATAGATTATCTATATACTATATCGGCAACCTATATATGTCAATAATTTTCTGTTTACTTTTGATATATATTTTCCGTATATCAAAAAATCCGAACAAATAAATATCTCCAAAACTTAAATATTCCTGGGACTGGCAGTTTATAAAGTCTTTACTTGTCTTTGAGAATATTCGTAAATTCAAGAGCTTGATAGATGAAATAATTTATTCTGTTTGGGATTCACATGTCTGAGCGAAGCGAGTTTGAATCCCAGAATATATTATTTTAGATATCATGCCTTGAATTAGAATATTCGAAAGACAAGTAAAGACTGTATAAACTGCCAGTCCCAGGAATAAGCGAGAACCTTAGATATTTATCTGTTCGAATTTCTTATGTACATCTGGTATATGTATGTTGATATCAGTATTAGATCGGCTAGTACCCATGCGGATATTTCTCCGTAGTAGATACCGCTGCAACCGATAAGCTTTGTTAAGATAACTGCGCAGAACACTCTCATTATGAGCTGTCCAAAGCTTGAGATCATAGGAACAAATGTATTGCCTATGCCTTGCAGTGCAGACCTTACTATATAGAGGATGTAAAGCAGTGGATAGAAAAGTCCAAGTACAAACAGGTACTCGCGTCCATACATAAAGACATCAGGCGAAACATTTTTATTTTCTACAAAAAGGCTCATACCTCTTTCGCCAAAAAATATCATGATAACTGAGCAGATGAGTGCTGTGATCACGCCAAGTACAAGGCTGTATCTTACACCCGAGCGAATCCTGTCTTTGTGGCCTGCTCCATGATTTTGTGATACATAAGCCACAACAGCCATTCCATAAGATGATGCCGCGATCTCTAAAAGGGCGTAGATCTTGCCTGCAATAGTGTAGCCTGTCAGGAAATCTATATCATAATTATTGACATTCCTTATGACTATTAGTCCTCCGATAGCTGTAATAACGCTTTTAAGCGCCATTGGAAGGCCTATGAAGATAAGCTCATTGTATGCGCCTTGGACTTTGAAGCTGTTGTCTGTACCCACCCTATGGATACCCATATCAGATCTGTATAGACTATAGCCACATATGATCATTACCACGCACTCAGACAGGATAGTTCCAAGGGCTGCTCCTGCTATTCCCATATGGAAAATGCATATAAAAAGATAATCAAGTGCGATGTTACAAAGCGATGACACTGTCATTGCGATAAGCGGAACATGGCTATTGCCGCGGCTTCTAAGTGTTGCAGCAAAGAACTGATAGAATACAAGAAATGGGATTCCCATAAAGATTATATCTACGTATGTCTTTGCAAAATCGAATGCCTCTGCCTTGGTTCCGATAAGGGTAAGTAAGAAATTGGAACATAATAGTAAAACGGTCACAAAAGATACTGATATCGCAATACAGATCTTTCTTGCCTTCTTATAGTAATAGTCAAATGCCTGTTCGTTCTTCTCTCCAAACTTGTTACCAAGAAGAACTGAAAAGCCCTGAATAAGGCCGATGAGAAATCCGTTAACAAGGAATATAAGCCAGTCAGTTCCTCCAATTGCGGCTATTCCAAGTGAGCCAATCTTCTTACCAATGATGATACTGTCAACTACTGTATAGAGCTGCTGAAATATGTTACCTATCATCATTGAAGCGGCAAATGATGAGATAAGTCTGAGGGGATTTCCCACTGTTAAGTCTTTATCTTTAGTCATTTAGTCCAGTATCCTTCCCAGAAACTCAAGGATACACTCTTCTTTATCCTCAGGTGTCATTTCTTCAAATTCTTCTGAGTGGATTGTTGCGGACAGGCCGTACAAAAGCTGCCCTGCAACGATCTTCACATCAGTTTTGTTATTAACATCCCACTTTTTTATCAGATCTTCAATTGCTGGCAGAAAAGCTCTCAAAGTCTCTTCGTGCATAGATGAAAGAATGGTCCAATGGAGATTTCCTTTAAGCTTGTTCATGTTATCCATCGCCTGCTCGTACATGGGAAGTACGGTCTTTACGAGGTCATCTCGCGTTGCACAATTAGACATTACTTCTTCAACTTTTTTCCTATAATCGGTAAAAAATGTTTCTACCACTGTATCAAACAGTATATCTTTGGACTTGAAATAGTGATAGAACATGCCTATCTCGCCGCCAACTTCATTCATTATCATTCTGACGGAAGTTGCCTCGTAACCATTTTCAAAAAACAGTTTCATGGCTGTATGGATTATCTCATCCCTCTTCCCGCCTGTCAGTACCGGTTTTCTCGCCATTAGTCTTCTCCTCTATCCAGCCGGCTATGGTATCAAGCACAAGTCCCATATTGCCAACCTGACAATGGTGGTCTGCGTGCTCCTCTTTGGTAAAGAGTCTTCCAGTAACGCTCCTTGCGTTTACCAGTGCGTCCAGCTGATCCTGATAATACACAGTATATATGTCACTTGCGCCTGCGAGCACAAGTGTATCCTGTGTTATGAGTTTTGAAATCTCTCTAGTATTATACTCCTTGATGTGGTTGAAGTATTCATATGGAGTGCTGATATTTTCATAAATTGCATATCCCTGCAAAAGAAGCCACTTGGTAAAATACTTCTCGTCAAATTTTTTATTAAGCCATTTCCAGAGGATGTTCCTTTTGTGGCGTGTCAGATAGTCGAATACTTTGCCAAAGCTTCCCATTTTGTTAAGGATCGCACCATAGAAGTCATACATAAGGTCGAACATGACAAGGCGGGAGATTCTTTTCTCATAGGCAGCTGCCCTGGTTCCAAGATATCCGCCAAGTGAAACGCCTATAAGGGTTACGTCATCAAGGCCGAAATAGTCGAGTACTGCTCCTGTACAGTCTTCCCACTTTGGAGTCATCCTGACATCATAATGCATGAGTACTTCTCCCTGTCCGGGGCCTTCGAAAAAGTATACATTATAGTTCTTGTCAGTAAGGTAAGGCAGCATAACAAGAAACTCCTGTGAGATGCTGTCATATCCGCCATGGATCACAATGGTTCCTTTAGGATCTTCGCAGGTAGAGTAATATACAGGAAGCTCACAATTCTTAAAAGGGACTCTGGCAAAAGAAAGATTCTCATAACTGCTAAAAAAGTATTCGTTATAGAGCTTTATGCATCTGTCATACAGTGTGTGCTTAAGGCTATTACCTTCTGTATCTTTCTCTCCACTTAGGGTAAAGAACTGGGCAGCGCGGAAGCAGGTTGCTGCTTTGAATGGATTGCCCTCCTTTTCTGTCTTTTCACCAAGTTCGCAAAAAAGAGATATCCACTTATCAAAGCCATCGATCCTGCTGCCGATATCCAACAGTTCCTCTTTGGTGAATGCTCCATAGGTATAGAACCTGTTGAGCTGGAAATTCAATTCCGGATCCTTATGAAAATCGAAATAACCTACCTTGAATGCATTATTTTTGTTCATCATTTTCTAGCCCTCCATAAACCGAATATCGTTCTGTTAATTTTATAATGCATCCGTTTATGGTGGGTTGTCAAGAATAAACAGAACATTGTTCTGTTTATTCTATAAATTCAGTTTTGTCTCATGCCACGAACGACTAATAGTTCGATATTTATGGAGTTCGTATTACCAATACTTCCAGTTAATTTCTTAATCTTTCAAGTTCAATTTATCTCGTTCTTCCTCTATCACTTTTTTATCAAGCCTTTCAAATAATATCTGTATTTCAGGTAGTTTATATCCAGCTTTTACTTCTTTATAGCTCCAGTCATCTGAAATATTCAGCCATTTGCAGACTTTCTCAGATGAAAATGGAGTAAATGGAGCCAGGATGACAACCAGATTTGCAATTATCTGGGTACACTGGAACAGGGTATTCTTACAGGCTTCGATATTTTCAGTTCTTGTCTTCCACGGTGCCTGTTCATCAAAATATTTGTTAGCCTTTCTGACTACTTCGAAGATTCCCTCGACTGCATCTTTAAAATGCCCGTCTTCTATCTTCTTTCCTGTTGTTTCATAGAGCTTTCTTAAAGTTTCATCCCACTCTTTTGACAACTGGCCTTCAGGCACGATCCCATCAAAGTATTTGGTGATAAAAGTAAGGGTTCTGTTTATAAAGTTTCCATATGCTCCCAAAAGCTCGCCATTGTGGTTATTCACGTACTCAGTCCAGGAGAAATCCGCATCTTTTTTCTCAGGTCCGTTGGCAAGAAAATAGTAGCGAAGGGAATCGGGATCATATTTATCCAAAAGGTCTTTGACCCATATAGCATAGTTCTGGCTTGTTGAGATCTTCCTGCCTTCAAGCGTCAGATACTCGCTGGACACGATCTGGTCAGGAAGGTGGTAGCCTTGTCCGTTGGCGATAAGAAGCGCTGGCAAGATTATGGTGTGGAAGGGAATATTGTCCTTGCCATGTACGTAGTAGTGCTTGGAATCAGCTCCGAACAGTTCTTCAAAGCTTTCGCCCCTTTGGTCTGCCACAACCTTGGCTGCAGACAGATATCCGAGCACGTTCTCTGCCCAGATGTATATGGTTTTATTCTCATATCCTTCTTTGGGCACGGGGATTCCCCACTCAAGATCTCTGGTCAGAGCTCTGTCTCTTAGGCCTTCATCGAGATACTTATTGGTAAAAGATATGGCGTTTTTGCGCCAGGATGTGCTGGTATCTACAAGACGTCTTAGCTCTTTTTCCAATTTAGTAATTGCAATGTAAAGGTGCTTGGAGTTTTTAAAGGATATGGGGGTTTTACATACGGCGCAAATGGGGGCTTTAAGGCTTTCGGGGTCAAGAACTGTTCCGCAGGCATCGCACTGGTCTCCTCTTGCAGGCGCACCGCAGCTTGGGCATATTCCTGTCACGAACCGGTCCGCAAGGAAGGTGTTGCAGCTATCGCAGAAGGCCTGCGGAGTCTCTTTTTCATAAACGTATTCACTTTCGTATAGCCTTCTGTGGAATTCCTGCACGAAGGTCTTATGCTCTATGCTTGATGTCTTGGTATAAAGGTCATAGGTGAATCCAAGGCGCTTGAAGGCATCTACGAATTCCTCGTGATAATGGTCGCTTACCTGCCTGGGCGTTTTGTTCTCAGACTTGGCACGGATCGCTACAGGAGTTCCGTGACAGTCACTTCCTGATACAAAGTAAACCTTATCTTTGCAGGCTCTGTGATACCTTGCGAGTACATCTCCCGGTAAAAGACCTGCTATATGTCCGATGTGTAGTGAGCCATTGGCGTAGGGCCAGGCTCCTCCTATCAAAATATTTCTATTCATCTCATTTCCTCCTTAGGTTAAGATCACTAAACTTACAGTTACAAAAATTAATAAAAAAATAGCCCTCCTCTCTGAATATTATTCAGGGACGAGAGCTAATAAGCTTCGTGATACCACCCTAATTCACTCATATCTCACGATATGGGTCTCATCAACTACGGACGGGAAATGATCCATCGATAGTCTATCACTATAACGGGTGCACCCGTCGTAGCCTAAGCAATTACCTGCCTCGGTACGCAGCTCCAAGACCATGTTCAGATGTTACTTGCTCACCGGCTCTCACCAAACGCCGGCTCTCTGTAAAGCTCCTAACAACTTACTCTTCTTTTCACAGCTTTGCTTTAGACTATAACAGGCTATAGTTTTTGTCAATAGCCGTATATTTTTGAATATTATTTCGCGCCGCGGGCTACGAAAGTGCCGTATTCCTTCTGCAGGTTGATGGCGCCGTCTTCTTCATGAAGTTTCAGCATCTTGAGTATCTCATCTCTTTCCATAGTGCCGATGCCGTGAAGAGCCTTGAGACTCTGAAGGTAATCTGCAAGGTCGTCAATATTAGTTACATGGAGTGAATCCTCGTAGCGGCGCACTTCTATATCGGCAAATTCTCTGCCCAGAACTTCGCCTCCGTTCTGAAGGGTAAAGAGGTGGTTAGGATCATAGCTTTCGCCGAAAAGTCCAAACCACTCAGCAATAATGTCGTTGAAATTGTGCTCGCCGTATGTAGCACTGTAGAAGATGCCGTCGTCTTTGAGGACTCTTCGTATCTCGCTGACAGCTTTATTTATGTCAGGTACGTGATAGAGCATCATGTTGGCGATTACTATATCAAAAGAATTATCTTCAAAAGGTATATTCTGGACGTCGATCTGTTTGTATTCTACGTTGTCACGCTCTCCAACGTTATTTTTGGCAGTATCGAGCATGCCTTCTGAAAAGTCAGAAAGGACAAGCTTATCGCACTTTGCGATGAGGTC
Coding sequences within it:
- a CDS encoding flavodoxin family protein; this encodes MKITVINGTEKRGVTYRMKEIFLEEFRDNSKITEYYLPKDGPGFCIGCTACFRNDQKRCKDAEKVQKIEKSLLEADLLVFTSPAYVFHTTGAMKAMLDHFGYRWMPHRPAKEMFGKRAVIITQCLGAGGRSTAKDIKDSLSWWGISDIKVVSFKLMSEIDWDKIEDKRKASFQKKLSSVARKMHAINYDKPAHTNVMVKTKFYMVRMLQTSLGKKNPEYTDFKYWNENGWIGKVRPWKQIKD
- a CDS encoding helix-turn-helix domain-containing protein; protein product: MDTKQRILDEALTLFSEKGYANVFVADIAKRVGIKAPSLYKHYKNKQAIFDAIIEEMNRRFLEEAGALKINGADAAKDAEIYKHITEEQLITLGNNLFLYFLHDDYTRRFRKMLTIEQFHDKKLATAYMKQYVDDPLSYQGMLFGLMVSSGVLQTENVEIMTLHFYAPIYMLLTICDRNPEREKEALKTMEAHIRQFNKLYARDEKNMQNNKRRSQRRAK
- a CDS encoding FtsW/RodA/SpoVE family cell cycle protein is translated as MEEYLKAVIEQIRCKNVRPYVERELRDHLEDQINDNIASGMDKDEAVRAAVKDMGDPIETGIALDRVHRPSIAWGMIALVFVISIAAALIHFAIASGAEGSVYNQSSKTMIMFGAGFLVMLAIYFVDYTHVARFSKLIALCLIGLCIYARMFGTYINGAQLWVRAFFIDINVEAVMMLYVPVFAGILYKYRNGRATSNKRHSAVFDLIKILFWMIVPVFFVMQMPALVTALMMLISMLTLLTIATSKGWFKVSKPIAITSIWGVFVGLPVIGSVVMFFGNGLADYQKARLVAFFTGSGEANYLTNVLRNVAVSCRLYGSNGVDASITIPEYNSAYVLSYISITYGLIAGILIACALAALIAIVFGISLKQKNQLGMLMGCGCGMVLLVTTFINIFQNLGWFPPSRTFLPLMSSGGSYIIVTYILIGIVLSIYKYKSIYPKHVSVDYKIL
- a CDS encoding PadR family transcriptional regulator → MAIDKSLISGSMTMLILKLLSEKDMYGYEMIDTLRKKSQNIFELKAGTLYPLLHNLEENNFVTVYEQEALGKVRKYYSLTKQGKKKLEEKTQEWNTYQKAVCNVLVMEA
- a CDS encoding MATE family efflux transporter, which translates into the protein MTKDKDLTVGNPLRLISSFAASMMIGNIFQQLYTVVDSIIIGKKIGSLGIAAIGGTDWLIFLVNGFLIGLIQGFSVLLGNKFGEKNEQAFDYYYKKARKICIAISVSFVTVLLLCSNFLLTLIGTKAEAFDFAKTYVDIIFMGIPFLVFYQFFAATLRSRGNSHVPLIAMTVSSLCNIALDYLFICIFHMGIAGAALGTILSECVVMIICGYSLYRSDMGIHRVGTDNSFKVQGAYNELIFIGLPMALKSVITAIGGLIVIRNVNNYDIDFLTGYTIAGKIYALLEIAASSYGMAVVAYVSQNHGAGHKDRIRSGVRYSLVLGVITALICSVIMIFFGERGMSLFVENKNVSPDVFMYGREYLFVLGLFYPLLYILYIVRSALQGIGNTFVPMISSFGQLIMRVFCAVILTKLIGCSGIYYGEISAWVLADLILISTYIYQMYIRNSNR
- a CDS encoding TetR/AcrR family transcriptional regulator, with translation MARKPVLTGGKRDEIIHTAMKLFFENGYEATSVRMIMNEVGGEIGMFYHYFKSKDILFDTVVETFFTDYRKKVEEVMSNCATRDDLVKTVLPMYEQAMDNMNKLKGNLHWTILSSMHEETLRAFLPAIEDLIKKWDVNNKTDVKIVAGQLLYGLSATIHSEEFEEMTPEDKEECILEFLGRILD
- a CDS encoding alpha/beta hydrolase; the protein is MMNKNNAFKVGYFDFHKDPELNFQLNRFYTYGAFTKEELLDIGSRIDGFDKWISLFCELGEKTEKEGNPFKAATCFRAAQFFTLSGEKDTEGNSLKHTLYDRCIKLYNEYFFSSYENLSFARVPFKNCELPVYYSTCEDPKGTIVIHGGYDSISQEFLVMLPYLTDKNYNVYFFEGPGQGEVLMHYDVRMTPKWEDCTGAVLDYFGLDDVTLIGVSLGGYLGTRAAAYEKRISRLVMFDLMYDFYGAILNKMGSFGKVFDYLTRHKRNILWKWLNKKFDEKYFTKWLLLQGYAIYENISTPYEYFNHIKEYNTREISKLITQDTLVLAGASDIYTVYYQDQLDALVNARSVTGRLFTKEEHADHHCQVGNMGLVLDTIAGWIEEKTNGEKTGTDRREEG
- the metG gene encoding methionine--tRNA ligase, giving the protein MNRNILIGGAWPYANGSLHIGHIAGLLPGDVLARYHRACKDKVYFVSGSDCHGTPVAIRAKSENKTPRQVSDHYHEEFVDAFKRLGFTYDLYTKTSSIEHKTFVQEFHRRLYESEYVYEKETPQAFCDSCNTFLADRFVTGICPSCGAPARGDQCDACGTVLDPESLKAPICAVCKTPISFKNSKHLYIAITKLEKELRRLVDTSTSWRKNAISFTNKYLDEGLRDRALTRDLEWGIPVPKEGYENKTIYIWAENVLGYLSAAKVVADQRGESFEELFGADSKHYYVHGKDNIPFHTIILPALLIANGQGYHLPDQIVSSEYLTLEGRKISTSQNYAIWVKDLLDKYDPDSLRYYFLANGPEKKDADFSWTEYVNNHNGELLGAYGNFINRTLTFITKYFDGIVPEGQLSKEWDETLRKLYETTGKKIEDGHFKDAVEGIFEVVRKANKYFDEQAPWKTRTENIEACKNTLFQCTQIIANLVVILAPFTPFSSEKVCKWLNISDDWSYKEVKAGYKLPEIQILFERLDKKVIEEERDKLNLKD
- a CDS encoding class I SAM-dependent methyltransferase; this translates as MKMGSSNDRDAVKAQYASSKSLDIRLNFHNMYSTNKMGFGPWLVEGYEIKEGMKVLELGTGTGSMWTGHDDLIAKCDKLVLSDFSEGMLDTAKNNVGERDNVEYKQIDVQNIPFEDNSFDIVIANMMLYHVPDINKAVSEIRRVLKDDGIFYSATYGEHNFNDIIAEWFGLFGESYDPNHLFTLQNGGEVLGREFADIEVRRYEDSLHVTNIDDLADYLQSLKALHGIGTMERDEILKMLKLHEEDGAINLQKEYGTFVARGAK